In the Glycine max cultivar Williams 82 unplaced genomic scaffold, Glycine_max_v4.0 scaffold_25, whole genome shotgun sequence genome, GTCttttgcacctttgtcatcctaacccgtgaagtcaagtgacatgcggagatacccaagcggttatccgtacaaatggTTTCTGTTAATCcagacccgtgaagtcaggtgacatacggagatacccaagtggttatccgcacaaacgatttctgttgatcctaacccgtgaagttaggtggcaggcgcagatacccaagtggttatccatataaacactctttcgctatccgtcagactgaaagtccggtagcatgcagagactaacatcatcttctgcacttctgttaatcctgatctgtgaagtcaggtgacgtgcggagatacccaagcggttatccgtacaaacgattTCCATTGACCCTAACTCGGGAAGTCAGGTGGAAGGCGGGGGTACCGTATAGTTatctgcacctttcgtcaaccaggggcaaacgagcccgttgacgtgGAGAGACTAACGTCGActttgcaccttttgtcatccagggacAGCGAGTCGGGTGGCAAGCGGAGATATCTTATGGTtgtccgcaccttttgtcaaccgaGGCGAACGAGTTCgacggtatcaggatgatgttggtcgtccgATTCTAATTATTCTCAAATTTTTTGTAGGTTTTTACTCTCGTCAACGCACGAGATTCTGCTCTGCTGGGCGGGGACGATCAAGTTCGATGGCGTGTGGAAACGTTGTGGTTATCCCATTTTATCGCTTTCAAGACACTGAAGTTTTGTTGATgcttctgatgccttttcttttctttctaaatgaCAGGTTCTGCTGGTTGGGATATTGATCGGTCGGACAATGTtctgctcgaacgaaattagtgtcttatctttactttgtttttatctccaataaaagataagtaaagaggagcaactgtcataccctaatttcgtccggggaccattgtttggtggcatgcaacattcgcttgaccgcctcaaggtacttaacacccatcgttaggtaatttgtaaagtttcgcGATATTCCAGAAGGaaaaagagcattgttgcataatccgtaaagttttgcaacattccagaagtcaaaaagagcatcgttacgtaatccgtaaaagttccgtaacgtttcgaGAAGAAGCCGGTCAAAAGCACGAAAATGGGAGTGTATTTAacaaagtggggtgtgtgtaaataaactgttacactctaatttcatccgaggaccattgttgattgctttggaaggcttaacactcatcatggtggaatccataaagtttcgtgagattcCGGAAAGAAAACtgtcaaaaacacaaaaacagaggttgaacttatcaagataggggtgtaaatagaaatttgaatctaggcccttccaaaACATTTTGGAAATTGGGTTGCTTAaagaggaagcaactgggcggaaagctcctccacgttgttgaaaaatggtttccaggGCTTCCatggcttccgtaaaatttctgaaaaccttgggtaagcatatttcacttaacattggtgaaagggaagatgaaaatcaaatccaaaacacttccataaggcttccgtaacttttccgtaaagtacaaaaaggggggtgaacttagtaattggggtgcgcttagaaatcttcctcaagaagcctctgggcggcaaacacctctctttttccctataaatagggcagggggctgtttcaaaaatattcatgaCCCCTAAggtatgcatttcggctattttgagcaaaaaacacgttttcatgaagaaaaatcgagtcgaagtgcttccgtaacgctttcgtAAGCGATTTTGTGGAAAtttttcatcgttcttcaccgttcttcgttcgttcttcgtcgttcttcaatcttcaaccgataagttcccgaaatcgaatctttcaattcattctatgcacccttagtggtccctacttgttttgtgtactttcactttaatttcgcttactttcagttttcttttcttttgctttaacaagttttttactgtttatttaagccgttttctcacctaataaatgataaaatgaatttcaaccgatcacttgtattgtaatctcgtttaatcactcttaaaacaaaatctaaccaatcgttcacgctgtaatcacggttaaaccaaaaaaaggcaaaataataataaaataatcaaaatatcttgaaaaataataataagataatcaaaatatctttgaataaaataatcaaaaaaatcaatcagacgtttttctttaGAAGTTTTCTTGaacgaattgactaataaccaaagtgaaactaaggctaaaatcaactcacaaatcaagcttcatccgcaaaagtcactcaaaaccgttttaaggtccaacgccttaaatggtcctctttgcttttatcggttaacatggaccgttcaaaagcataaaatcaacacataacgttaccgcttttgcaagaactacgtaggtctgatttcctcatcacaattgaggatacgtaggagcaaaagccccgcttttgtcgaccaccccaagagatcattaatggtccaacgccttaacgtttctctcctttcaaaatcaaaagatcgtttaatggcccaacgccttaaatgaccttttgttcggttaaaatatatcttgcgaaaaaagataaaaacaacttaaccaacctttagttctaaaagaactacgtaggtttgatttcctcatcgcaattgaggatacgtaggagtgagggaaacacccttgtcgaccacaaaaagataaaaaatacaaaaaacataaaaagcataaaaacacaaaaagacataaaaaagggaaaataaaacattttgaaatcatatttgcacacttgactaaaggctaccgtcccttgtgacggacgcttgggatgctaataccttccccgtgcgtaaaaacaactccagaacctttcacgattaaagttcgtagaccacaccttttccagtttttccgatgttttccatgaataaacgttggtggcgactccgcgcattttcctcccatggaagacaaacccgtgagccccgcgtcgccctcccgccgaagggtaggttgcgacacctagaaatgtaggatttttcatcccttgtattttggggcacctagactagtttttttgtattaggggtagttttgtaattttacatgcattaagtgaatatttggtgtgtgttgggaaataaatttaattaaattgggagaagcctaatccaattaaattttagagggggaggtgagcatttgtttgctacaccccattgccacatcatatagtcatattttgtgcatgtccttcatgctttacatgtctcacgatacctaagcacacttagtgaagaatcttggacttgatcttggattagtgggctcaaccatagctaaaattcactattcataattagtgaaattttggctccacaaattcaatttcaaattcaagtgagatttgaatagaaattcaaattttcctccaattttgtgtgacacttaggctataaatagaggccatgtgtgtgcattttttcaactttgatcatttgaaaattacacttcaaagttcagacctcttttgaaGCACAAAAAGTCATGctctttctctccttctccctccactcatcttcccCTACCTTCAAGcccttatccatggcttcctatggtggtgagcttcttcttgaatcatcttctccttgaagtagcGTCTCCAATCATCATTCTTCCATTTCCATTCTGCTGTCAttaatcttcaagaagcaaaggactccattgatgaagaagattcaaggcctacaagctccacatggagctacatcaatacCATTAGCTAACTTTGATTCTCTAAATATATCTTCATCACATCTAGAAGGGTAGGATGTTAAAAGAAGACTTAAACCAAAAAGTGTATGGATTACATGGTGGCTATTTCAATTCATCTACAAAGTGATAGAATCTTCACGTGTATAGAAAATGTTAAATTTGTCTGGGTCCTGGTTGCGAATCACACGTGGTGCTACACTAGTTTTCTCCACAAAATGCACAAAGATATCCATATTTTCTTTGTCCAGACCCAAATAAGGCAAGTCACCCTCCACGTCAAACATTATGTCCTacaatccaacaacaacaactaatttttttttccaaatatgtTATTAAGCCAAACATAAAGTAGGAAAGTTGATGAATATCATTGGTCCCCCACAATTAGTTGTCATGTCCCTCACACGCATTGGTTCCTCACAAAAACCCAAACAAATACTcgtattaaaaattacaaacaaagaCTAAAACCCTACAATATACTCCACAAAACTGATGCACATGATCTTTGCTAGGAAACAAAAGGCAAAAGACACAAAACTAGTAATTAAATCaaccaaatatatatacaaaatgcTACTGGACTCAAATACCTTCACAAGCACGATAATGGTACTATAAAAGGCTGCAAAGGATGAACCCTAGCACGCGAGACTAGTCGAGCATGTGACTACAACCCTAGTATCCATAATCACAAATGAACAGATTCAGAGAAGAAGGAAGGTGAACATGAGCACAGTTTAGAGATGGAGGAAAGGGGATTACCTATCATTGCAGAGGAGAGCACAAGCACATAAGGGAAGATGAGCTTAGCACTACCACGAAGGAGAAGACGACATGAAGATGACGATGGAGAGAATGACCCTCTATTTGCGTAGAGGATGAGACGACGTAGAGGAGAACACCCCATGAAGAAGACAATGGGGCGAACAATGTTTGTGCGGAGGAGAAGACGACAACGCAAAGGAGAAGACGGTGGTGCGAAGGAGAAGACAACACAGTGGAGAACATAATGGCACGAAGGAGAAGATGGCACTTTTTGTGTGTGCGTGTCTAGGGCTCACACTTTGTGTGTAGAGAAAGAAGTTGGGGCTAAGATTGTTTGAATCACTTAAGTGAGGGACAATTTTGGATTTTCATATAAAcgaattaaaaattgatgtaaattcattttgattttcaaacaaTACGCTAACACCATTAGAGTAAGAGGTGTCAAAGATATgattaaaaaaggaagaaaaacatatataaataatacaattCTCAAGAGAAATTATTGTAATTTGCTCAAAATAATATGAACACCCCTTACCATTTTTTTTCACCACACATCCTAGCTTGTGGGAAATCATGAAGTGTATTAAGTATTAACacactatttttttggtaacgTACGTATTAACACACCACATACATACTAgaacaaattatgtttatttgttCCCCTATTTTAACAATAGTGTCAtggttcctctaaaaaaaaagtgtcatcGTCCATAACAAACAGCAACGTGAAAAGAGTTTCACACTCATACACAAACTGTATCACTGTTAACTACCCAACATAATTTTCCTAACAATATTGGaagtcattataaaaaaaacaaaacaaaagaaaccaGTATCAACGCATTATTGAAGAATTTCCATCCCACACGATGCAACAACTAAAACAGGGATAGGCAAGACAAAgctttaaaaacaattttgataatattatctCTTAAGGGTGATCTTAAGCATTTTCTACTTTaactattaactatttttttaattaagtgtcttttatgatattaaaattttgttctacTTTATTAATAACACTCCTCtagtttctatatttttttatgacttcTGTGCCCTTGTCTATTACCGAATCAAAAAATTggaaaatttatttgtaaaagtaaACTGCaagaaacattatttttttataaaaaagaaatattgtatGACGatatgtaaaataaagttaaagtttttcacaaatttaccgaaaatttaatgaaataataatagttttgtcaaaattataacaaaaatttcaaaaatacaacaatttttattatgaaaaaaaaactaattaataaaaaaaaatctgcaaAAAACATCCACAAGAAAAAATTGTAAGTTTAAGTCACATTGTATAAGTTTTTTCTATAGCAGAATGAGGATATATAGTCATAGAATATGAGaggttttaaatttgaaaaaataaacaaattatagtAGCAGTAgtactattatttaattacgtTACATATAcctatagattttttttatctgtcaCCGTGTCACTATATGTCTTAATGAATCGGAAAAAACAAATCTTGggtataaattacaaaaatatataaacataacaTTCTATCGAGGTTACTACGATCAATATACTGttaatctcattttttatgAGTGAGATTCTCAtgtattattgttttctttttagttttagcGGAGTTATGAaatgttttttagtttaattttgtattatatttgtttgaaatttttattttttctgatttcttttcaaatttaaagaatatttaaatatttatttatcaattgaCGCAACTTAAAGATGCTGATATAAAAACAGCAAACTTGACGCAACTCAATCCAACTCTATTTCATTTGGTTGGGTAAAAAATAGAccaaacttaaattttttattttttattttctgatttcttttcaaattttaagaatatttaaatattgtatATCAATTGACCCAACTTGAAgttgttcataaaaaaaataaaaaaatagaacaaactTGACCCAATCCGACTTACACTCCTCGATGGAATGAAAAGTATTAAAACAGAATATAGAACTTCTAAATATTTAGAACTGAGAaccataaatcattttttttttttgtttataaaagtgagttaaaatggttttaaaattcattttaaaaatactttaaccCACTTTTGTTCAAACAAGTTTTTGCATTAGAAAAACGGAATAATCGCCCCAAAGCACTCTTATATATACTAGGGGAAGAGAGGTACTAGTGTCtctctaaatattttaaataaaaataaaaggaagaaatatcAGGTTCCGTTCAAATATCAGGTACTTGTGTTTAtcacatatatttaattatctacCTATTATCTAAGTTAGTAATCATCTGTAAGGGCCATTACACCATTTTAACAATCCCTATAGATAATGATCCACAGCTTCCATTCTACTTTATAAATATCAGGTTTTATCTTACTTTTTTGTAGGTCTTCCTCTTATCCTCTTAACAAagtgtacttttaatttaatgtgtGAGATCATGGAGTCTATCTTAATCATGTCCACCTAACGTGGGACAGTTTCAGATTGTAGTAATTACAGTTTAATTTGAAGACTTGCAATTTTCAATGTTCTTTGAGGTTCTTGGACTCTAACTTTGAgaatgtttcttttttagtgttggttttgtggaggaaattataaaaaacagaggagagaagagagacaatacgtatgtggaggaaatagaattattctattctaattcaaattgttctcagcagcgatacaataaataacaaaagatactgaaaaataaaatattatgcagttacaaaagtatatcttcaacactcctccttgcttTTGGAACTGCAAACTCCAATTCTTTGAGTTCAAGTTTGTTGATAGGTAGTGACTTTGTAAACATATCAGCCAGCTGATCTTTAGACTAGCAGTAAATTAAGTTCACTTCTCCACTTTGTTGcatctttatcaaataatagactttgatgttgaaatgtttagtCTTCCCATGACACACGGAATTGTTTGCAATAGCAATGGCTACttgattgtcaacaaaaattcTAGTTTTGTTCTTTTGAGAAAATAGAATGTTTGGCCTTGTTGTAGTGAGATACATTAGACATCCAATCAAGCTCCCATAATATCCTTCATCAATGTTATCAACACCTTCTTCCTTGCTGaacttctccttttgattcattggtGTGCTAACAGATTTGCATTCCtccatttgaaacttcttcaaattttcttttgcatatttcctttttttcatgtttagcatTCTTTCAAGATGACAATGACCAAGTCTCTTGTGCTTGAATTCCGTGGGTGTGACTTGAGTGAAATAGGTTGTATGCTCCTCCTCTGCTGGATCAAATGAAAagcttttacctttcattttaacccttagaacttcccggccaaaaatgtcaaagataaagcaatgttgatgttcaaaggacactttaaatccctttttaatcaactgacctacacttagcaagttttggtcaatgttaggtacataaagaatatctgatattaatttgatacctgaacacgttgaaattgcaacagtttcttttccttttactgGAATATAGCCACCATTTCCAATTCTGACCTTTGAGACATTAGTTGGCTTCAAATCCTTGAATAGAGTCTTATCATATGTCATGTGATTCGTACAACCACTATCAATCAACCAACTTTCACTTGATTCACTACTCAAGAAGCATGTGGCCACAAACAGTTGGTCCTCCTCGTCTTGATTAGAAATCTGAGCTCCCTCATCATGGTGATTTTTGTTGGGGCAGATCACCGCTTCATGCCCTATCTGGTTGCACTTGTTACATTTTCATCTGGTCTCCTCCAACATCAGAAAGGTGCATGACCTTTTTTGCCACAATGATGACAAggtggataatttttcttttcatccttaCCTTTGGTTGTTTGCACTATTTTCACTGCTTGCTGGttgattcttcttgaaaaaatcctttttgCTTTCATCAACTTCATGATGTTTGGCGGGCAAAGCACCTTCGACAACACGATCTTGTCTCATCAACCTTTGCCGCTCTTGAGCTTGCAGGGTATGTAGCACTTCTGCCAATGTGATTTTCGACAGATCCTTTGTGTTCTCAATGAAGCTATAGATGCTTCATACCTCTCCGGCACCGTTACCAAAATTTTATCTACAATTCTCGAATCAGCAAAATCACTTCCCAACAACTTTATCTTGTTGGCAATACCCAACAATTTGTTtgagtattctttgattgtctcTGACTCTTCCATCCTTTGAAGCTCAAATTCCCTCCTTAAATCCAGCACTTGCATGCTTCGTATTCTATCATCTCCAGCGTATTCCTCTTTCAGATAATCCCAAATTGACTTGGGTGATTTAAGAGTCATGATTCTGATGCATATCATTTGTGAAACACCAGTGAACAAACATGATCTcgcctttgccttcttcatctttctttccttgtgatttttaatttgggtcatggtgggattttcaggcagtggatatatttcataatcctCTTCCACAGCATCCCACAAATCCAAAGACTCCATGTAGGATTGCATTTTCACTTCCCAAAGATCATAATTCTCtccatcaaagattggaagagttatgtggGAAAAACTTGTTCACCTTCCATGGTACAGGTCCCGTAAGAATAAGGCTCTggataccaattgttggttttgtggagaaattataaaaaacagaggagagaagagagCAATATGTATGTGGagaaatagaattattctattctaattcaaattgttctcagcagcgatacaataaatagcaaaagataaactaattagataacaagatattagcaatacagaatattaaaattaacttgctccttaaagatagAAACACTTATTGACTAGGCTAATCCATTAAACTGACTTACTCTTAAAATATAGGAAaccaacttatttactaaatcctattttaaaaactgaaaaataaaatattatgcagttacaaaagtatatcttcaacaTTTAGTCAACCGGAATGTGTTTCTTTCACATTAACAATTACTGGAAGATTGTTCAAATAGTGAACCATGCAAACCGTGGATAAAATGGAAAAGGTGacagaaaaaatataagaaaaaaagattgatGGTTGTGATAGAAAGTCTGAGATTATGTGAGGGGCATTTTCTGGGTAAGTAACATAGTAAACTAATTTCATTATCGCTATATAGTCTTTCTTTTATGGTGATGTAAAAGTTTTGACCAACCAATAAACGAAACGGGATAATTCATGAATTTAAGTGCTGTAAAAGTTTGGAATGTTACCATTagatatatatgaaatttagagcaataaatttacttaaaaggttttcaattttcaaagatTGACAAATCATCAACATTTTACATATAGGATCCTTCTACGGTGATTTGCAAATATTGCAATCATGTTCTTACCTATTGTAGGATATCTAATTTTCTGTTTATAAGACTATCTACTGATGAATTGTATGTAGCCTTGATGTTTGTGTCATCTTTCCTTAATCGTAATTTGCATTTCCTCTGTCTTCTGTATTGTCACCAATAATATTTGCTTCGTTACCCTTtgcattttattctaaaatgaaCTATGGAGTATGTTTCTGTCAgcataatttacaaaaatatgaaaaatttccATTACTTTGCAGGTACTATTCAATGTATGGGCATATATAGAAAGACTAGAAAAGAAAGTGGAGGAAAGGGTTAACTCCGTAGAAGGTGTTGAGGCCATACTATGGCAGGCATGTGTTTGTGTTATTGCAGTTTCTATCTAGTATTCTAGTTACAGTTACAGTTAATtattggtttttaaattttaactcagTCATCGTTGTTCCTTGCAATCTGACATTCACAAAGTAGAATTCACTCATTCTGTTAGCTATGTTCCTTCATTATGACCATATTTTCTAAGGATATGTCTCCTTGACTTCATTGAACACATAAGCAGGTACCTGAAACACTGCCAACTGAGGAGCCTGNNNNNNNNNNNNNNNNNNNNNNNNNNNNNNNNNNNNNNNNNNNNNNNNNNNNNNNNNNNNNNNNNNNNNNNNNNNNNNNNNNNNNNNNNNNNNNNNNNNNNNNNNNNNNNNNNNNNNNNNNNNNNNNNNNNNNNNNNNNNNNNNNNNNNNNNNNNNNNNNNNNNNNNNNNNNNNNNNNNNNNNNNNNNNNNNNNNNNNNNNNNNNNNNNNNNNNNNNNNNNNNNNNNNNNNNNNNNNNNNNNNNNNNNNNNNNNNNNNNNNNNNNNNNNNNNNNNNNNNNNNNNNNNNNNNNNNNNNNNNNNNNNNNNNNNNNNNNNNNNNNNNNNNNNNNNNNNNNNNNNNNNNNNNNNNNNNNNNNNNNNNNNNNNNNNNNNNNNNNNNNNNNNNNNNNNNNNNNNNNNNNNNNNNNNNNNNNNNNNNNNNNNNNNNNNNNNNNNNNNNNNNNNNNNNNNNNNNNNNNNNNNNNNNNNNNNNNNNNNNNNNNNNNNNNNNNNNNNNNNNNNNNNNNNNNNNNNNNNNNNNNNNNNNNNNNNNNNNNNNNNNNNNNNNNNNNNNNNNNNNNNNNNNNNNNNNNNNNNNNNNNNNNNNNNNNNNNNNNNNNNNNNNNNNNNNNNNNNNNNNNNNNNNNNNNNNNNNNNNNNNNNNNNNNNNNNNNNNNNNNNNNNNNNNNNNNNNNNNNNNNNNNNNNNNNNNNNNNNNNNNNNNNNNNNNNNNNNNNNNNNNNNNNNNNNNNNNNNNNNNNNNNNNNNNNNNNNNNNNNNNNNNNNNNNNNNNNNNNNNNNNNNNNNNNNNNNNNNNNNNNNNNNNNNNNNNNNNNNNNNNNNNNNNNNNNNNNNNNNNNNNNNNNNNNNNNNNNNNNNNNNNNNNNNNNNNNNNNNNNNNNNNNNNNNNNNNNNNNNNNNNNNNNNNNNNNNNNNNNNNNNNNNNNNNNNNNNNNNNNNNNNNNNNNNNNNNNNNNNNNNNNNNNNNNNNNNNNNNNNNNNNNNNNNNNNNNNNNNNNNNNNNNNNNNNNNNNNNNNNNNNNNNNNNNNNNNNNNNNNNNNNNNNNNNNNNNNNNNNNNNNNNNNNNNNNNNNNNNNNNNNNNNNNNNNNNNNNNNNNNNNNNNNNNNNNNNNNNNNNNNNNNNNNNNNNNNNNNNNNNNNNNNNNNNNNNNNNNNNNNNNNNNNNNNNNNNNNNNNNNNNNNNNNNNNNNNNNNNNNNNNNNNNNNNNNNNNNNNNNNNNNNNNNNNNNNNNNNNNNNNNNNNNNNNNNNNNNNNNNNNNNNNNNNNNNNNNNNNNNNNNNNNNNNNNNNNNNNNNNNNNNNNNNNNNNNNNNNNNNNNNNNNNNNNNNNNNNNNNNNNNNNNNNNNNNNNNNNNNNNNNNNNNNNNNNNNNNNNNNNNNNNNNNNNNNNNNNNNNNNNNNNNNNNNNNNNNNNNNNNNNNNNNNNNNNNNNNNNNNNNNNNNNNNNNNNNNNNNNNNNNNNNNNNNNNNNNNNNNNNNNNNNNNNNNNNNNNNNNNNNNNNNNNNNNNNNNNNNNNNNNNNNNNNNNNNNNNNNNNNNNNNNNNNNNNNNNNNNNNNNNNNNNNNNNNNNNNNNNNNNNNNNNNNNNNNNNNNNNNNNNNNNNNNNNNNNNNNNNNNNNNNNNNNNNNNNNNNNNNNNNNNNNNNNNNNNNNNNNNNNNNNNNNNNNNNNNNNNNNNNNNNNNNNNNNNNNNNNNNNNNNNNNNNNNNNNNNNNNNNNNNNNNNNNNNNNNNNNNNNNNNNNNNNNNNNNNNNNNNNNNNNNNNNNNNNNNNNNNNNNNNNNNNNNNNNNNNNNNNNNNNNNNNNNNNNNNNNNNNNNNNNNNNNNNNNNNNNNNNNNNNNNNNNNNNNNNNNNNNNNNNNNNNNNNNNNNNNNNNNNNNNNNNNNNNNNNNNNNNNNNNNNNNNNNNNNNNNNNNNNNNNNNNNNNNNNNNNNNNNNNNNNNNNNNNNNNNNNNNNNNNNNNNNNNNNNNNNNNNNNNNNNNNNNNNNNNNNNNNNNNNNNNNNNNNNNNNNNNNNNNNNNNNNNNNNNNNNNNNNNNNNNNNNNNNNNNNNNNNNNNNNNNNNNNNNNNNNNNNNNNNNNNNNNNNNNNNNNNNNNNNNNNNNNNNNNNNNNNNNNNNNNNNNNNNNNNNNNNNNNNNNNNNNNNNNNNNNNNNNNNNNNNNNNNNNNNNNNNNNNNNNNNNNNNNNNNNNNNNNNNNNNNNNNNNNNNNNNNNNNNNNNNNNNNNNNNNNNNNNNNNNNNNNNNNNNNNNNNNNNNNNNNNNNNNNNNNNN is a window encoding:
- the LOC121174485 gene encoding uncharacterized protein; the protein is MTLKSPKSIWDYLKEEYAGDDRIRSMQVLDLRREFELQRMEESETIKEYSNKLLGIANKIKLLGSDFADSRIVDKILVTVPERYEASIASLRTQRICRKSHWQKCYIPCKLKSGKG